GCCGTCCTGATCGGGTGGGTGACCCAATCGGAGGTCCTTCTTGTCACGAGCGAGCACAATGGAGAGTTTCCGATCTCGTCGAATGCCCTTCGGGAGGATGACTTTCATCACCCGCGGCTTCGGCTCCTGCGAAGCCGGGAGAGGCTCGATGAGGTTGTCTCCGCGGCGAAGACTCAGTTCGAGAAGATCGTCCTGTTGAGGGGCTGGGCCCACAGTCGGTGGAGGATGAGCGCGAGCTTCTATTACCCTCCCTGGGACGCGGTCGAGATCCTGAACCTGGCCAGACAGCATGGCAACAGGGGCTTTTGCGCGCAGTACGCGGTCGTATTTCTGCAGGCCTGCCAGTCCATGGGCATCCACGCGCGGTATGTCGAGCTCCCCGGGCACTTCGTGGTCGCGGTCTGGTCCGACGACTTCGACCGCTGGGTCGTGATGGACCCGACCAACGACCTCCATTATGAAAAGGACGGCCTGCCCATGCGGGGCCGTGATCTCTTCAGGACCTATTGGAACGGGGAGGTTTCTGGAATCGTCCAGGTCGACTCCGGGGGTCGCCGGCGGGCGATCAGCCGGTCCGATCTGACGAACTACGGCCGCTACGCGATCGGCCTGCTCGCCAACCAGCTCTCGGAGCCGGTCGAGGTGAGGTGCAACGGTTCCGTGAAGAAGCTCGTCCTCGCGAGCGACTACACGACTTACCCCAGGGTCGGACGAGATCGGCTGGAGATCAACACGGAATCCCTGGCGTGGAGGGGTGCGGAGGCGGATGCGCCCCTTCCGCGCCGCCCGGAGGCGGGCGATCAGGATGCCTTTCGCAATGCGCTCAACCAGACGGTGATCTTCCTGGCCAGCGAGCGGTTCAGGGACAGAATCCTGAAGGTGGCCCTGCTGAGCAACAACAGTCCGACCTTCGAGAGGTTCCTGATCCGTTCGGATGAAAGCACCGACTGGGTGCCGACCACGTCCAACACGTTCAGGTGGCTGCTCCATCCCGGAATGAACGAGCTGTCTGCGCGGATCGAGACCCGCGACGGCTGGAAGGCGAGCGTCAGCTCCATGAGGCTGTTCTACAAGCCGCCCCTGGTCGAGTCTCTTCCTTCCTTTCGCGGAAACATCCTCAGATTCATCTGGCACCGATCGGTCTAGCCGATCGACGGCGGATCCAGCAGGTTCAAGAAGCCGCGCGACGCCGATCGCACGGTCAGAACGATCGCGGCGATCAGGGCCCCTGGAGCCGCGGCCACCCACCAGGCCTCGTAGAGCGCCTCGCGCCCGGAAGCCAGGACGTCCCCGAGGGAGACCGCCGGCGGCGGCGCCCCGAGCCCCAGGAACGAGAGCGCCGACTCGAGGACGATGGTGTCGGCGAAGCGCAGGGCCGCGAACACAACCAGAACGGGGGCGATCTGCGGCACGAGGTGCCGGACGATGAGACGCAGCGTCGAGCTGCCCGCGGCGCGGGCCGCCAGCGCCGGGGTGCTCCCTCGGAACGTCAGAGTCTCGGCGCGAACCATGCGCGCCAGCCCGGTCCAGGTCGTTCCCCCCAGCAGCAGGACGAGGGTCGTGTTCGATGGACGGAAGAGCGCGGCGCCCACCAGGACCAGGAGCAACCGAGGGATCGACATGACGACCTCCACGCCGCGCATCAGGACCTCATCCCACAGCCCTCCCGCGAGCCCGGTGATCGCTCCGACCCCGGCACCGATGACGAGCGCCAGCGCGACGCACAGGGCGGCGACGACGACCGAGTGTCGGAGGCCGTACAGCAGCCGGCTCAGGAGGTCCCGGCCCAAGGTGTCGGTCCCCAGCAGATAGAAGCGCGGCGCAGGCTTCTCCGCGGGGTCGGCGGCAACCAGAGTCTGCCGGAGTCCACCCCGGTCGAACTCCCAGCCATCAGGTGTCCTGCGGAGGCCGGTCACGATCACGAGACGATGCGGGCCGCTCCGTAGCGCGTGCGCCCATGTCAGGGGCCTGAGCAGGCGGGCGCCCGCGACGTCTTCCTGTCGATCCGGCGGGTACGGCGCGACCCAGGGGGCCGCGAGAGCCAGGAGGGCGACCGCCGCACCGGTCCACGCTCCGGTCCGGCGCCGGCGCTCGACCCTCGCGGGCCCGTTCATGCCTGGGCCTCGCGCGCCCGCGGGTCGAGGGCCGCCGACAGCAGGTCGGCCAGGAGTCCGCCGGCCACGACCAGGAGGGACGCGACGCAGGTGCATCCCAGGATCAGCGGGGTATCGCGCGCGAGCACCGCCTGGTAGGCCAGCCGCCCTAGACCAGGCCAGGCGAACAGCACTTCGATCGCCACGCTTCCGCCGAGGATTCCCGGGATCGCCAGGCCGAACAGTGCGACGACCGGCAGC
Above is a window of Candidatus Dormiibacterota bacterium DNA encoding:
- a CDS encoding transglutaminase-like domain-containing protein translates to MTQSEVLLVTSEHNGEFPISSNALREDDFHHPRLRLLRSRERLDEVVSAAKTQFEKIVLLRGWAHSRWRMSASFYYPPWDAVEILNLARQHGNRGFCAQYAVVFLQACQSMGIHARYVELPGHFVVAVWSDDFDRWVVMDPTNDLHYEKDGLPMRGRDLFRTYWNGEVSGIVQVDSGGRRRAISRSDLTNYGRYAIGLLANQLSEPVEVRCNGSVKKLVLASDYTTYPRVGRDRLEINTESLAWRGAEADAPLPRRPEAGDQDAFRNALNQTVIFLASERFRDRILKVALLSNNSPTFERFLIRSDESTDWVPTTSNTFRWLLHPGMNELSARIETRDGWKASVSSMRLFYKPPLVESLPSFRGNILRFIWHRSV
- a CDS encoding ABC transporter permease — translated: MNGPARVERRRRTGAWTGAAVALLALAAPWVAPYPPDRQEDVAGARLLRPLTWAHALRSGPHRLVIVTGLRRTPDGWEFDRGGLRQTLVAADPAEKPAPRFYLLGTDTLGRDLLSRLLYGLRHSVVVAALCVALALVIGAGVGAITGLAGGLWDEVLMRGVEVVMSIPRLLLVLVGAALFRPSNTTLVLLLGGTTWTGLARMVRAETLTFRGSTPALAARAAGSSTLRLIVRHLVPQIAPVLVVFAALRFADTIVLESALSFLGLGAPPPAVSLGDVLASGREALYEAWWVAAAPGALIAAIVLTVRSASRGFLNLLDPPSIG